One window of the Oncorhynchus mykiss isolate Arlee chromosome 5, USDA_OmykA_1.1, whole genome shotgun sequence genome contains the following:
- the LOC110523547 gene encoding coiled-coil domain-containing protein 152 isoform X3 codes for MLGTVKGLQQTLLQQCDLRVENEKLKSTVSDLKRQSDMTVEEREAEIQRLVAEMRAVGERYQKELESLRDQCRRGVEDTHRETQSKLEAKDAELKEALERKESDMAEMRRRMRDQERERQSEILKLQMEFGAKLARVQSTTQRIQQQPQGSGLLPQNIFKRKFQFLQEEKNREVEALRQRIKELEKQHASGFSDSRLKRKKI; via the exons ATGTTGGGGACAGTGAAGGGACTCCAGCAGACTCTACTGCAGCAGTGTGACCTCAGAG TGGAGAATGAAAAGTTGAAAAGCACTGTGTCAGACCTAAAAAGGCAGAGTGATATGACAGTAGAG gagcGGGAAGCTGAGATTCAGAGGCTGGTGGCAGAGATGAGAGCTGTGGGAGAGAGATATCAGAAGGAGTTGGAATCTCTGAGAGACCAGTgcaggagaggggtggaggacactcacagagaaacacagagcaaAC TTGAGGCGAAAGATGCAGAACTGAAAGAGGCCCTGGAGAGGAAGGAGTCAGATATGgcagagatgagaaggagaatgagggaccaggagagagagaggcaaagtgAAATATTAAAGTTACAAATGGAG TTTGGTGCTAAGCTTGCCAGGGTGCAGAGTACCACACAGAGGATCCAGCAGCAGCCCCAGGGCTCAGGTCTTTTACCTCAGAACATCTTCAAACGG AAGTTCCAGTTCCTTcaggaggagaagaacagagaggtcGAGGCCCTGCGCCAGAGAATCAAGGAATTGGAGAAGCAGCACGCCAGCGGATTCAGTGACTCCCGTCTAAAGAGAAAGAAGATTTAG
- the LOC110523547 gene encoding coiled-coil domain-containing protein 152 isoform X1, translating into MKKCTVVNLDKFIDDFTHLEQKITELKGKNNILEIKLDETNRVLKISQTKEKCLIEERDGMLGTVKGLQQTLLQQCDLRVENEKLKSTVSDLKRQSDMTVEEREAEIQRLVAEMRAVGERYQKELESLRDQCRRGVEDTHRETQSKLEAKDAELKEALERKESDMAEMRRRMRDQERERQSEILKLQMEFGAKLARVQSTTQRIQQQPQGSGLLPQNIFKRKFQFLQEEKNREVEALRQRIKELEKQHASGFSDSRLKRKKI; encoded by the exons ATGAAGAAATGTACAGTAGTAAATCTGGACAAGTTTATTGATGATTTCACTCATCTGGAACAG AAAATTACAGAGCTCAAGGGTAAAAACAACATATTGGAGATCAAGTTGGATGAGACCAACAGAGTTCTGAAAATTTCTCAGACCAAAGAGAAGTGCTTGATTGAGG AGCGAGATGGGATGTTGGGGACAGTGAAGGGACTCCAGCAGACTCTACTGCAGCAGTGTGACCTCAGAG TGGAGAATGAAAAGTTGAAAAGCACTGTGTCAGACCTAAAAAGGCAGAGTGATATGACAGTAGAG gagcGGGAAGCTGAGATTCAGAGGCTGGTGGCAGAGATGAGAGCTGTGGGAGAGAGATATCAGAAGGAGTTGGAATCTCTGAGAGACCAGTgcaggagaggggtggaggacactcacagagaaacacagagcaaAC TTGAGGCGAAAGATGCAGAACTGAAAGAGGCCCTGGAGAGGAAGGAGTCAGATATGgcagagatgagaaggagaatgagggaccaggagagagagaggcaaagtgAAATATTAAAGTTACAAATGGAG TTTGGTGCTAAGCTTGCCAGGGTGCAGAGTACCACACAGAGGATCCAGCAGCAGCCCCAGGGCTCAGGTCTTTTACCTCAGAACATCTTCAAACGG AAGTTCCAGTTCCTTcaggaggagaagaacagagaggtcGAGGCCCTGCGCCAGAGAATCAAGGAATTGGAGAAGCAGCACGCCAGCGGATTCAGTGACTCCCGTCTAAAGAGAAAGAAGATTTAG
- the ghr1 gene encoding growth hormone receptor isoform X1: MGVATMRQDSNYYQLDTTKKGGSNIMATSHILFICLVLILPVLSQEPPTSKQALFQIRPQITGCVSHDMNTFRCRWNVGVFQNLTEPRDLRIFYYINDRNISPKEWGECPRYVDRTNECFFNESYTKVWMTYSVQLRSGDQDILYDEVIFTVEDIVEPDPPIALNWTLLNVGLTGSHFDIMLSWEPPHSADVSMGWMTLQYEVQYREVNSTLWRTVDLEKGMQRSLYGLRTNTDNEVRVRCKTLASRNFGEFSDSIFIHIPTKESRLPVTVLLVFAALGLAVILMLLIYSQQQKFMVILLPPIPGPKIKGIDPELFKKGNLAELTSILGGIPDLRPDLYSDDPWVEFIELDMEEPNDRLTVLDTQCLMDHCASSDCPPITIGFRDDDSGRASCCDPDLPDPEAPFHSLLPNTSRALEPSCLASTKASSPVQTPTTEDSPWASPGREDLYTQVNEVRLTGEVLLTHEEQRNVDENSEKDEKEKEKEKKRNEFQLLVVNADVGGYTSELDAGKMSARLPTGRASQPAPTEDSSLVQGQPFGEYQSLYFEAEMPPIPPASPVSPLLPVSAYTMVEGVDRQNSLLLKPGPTPAPQPDVTKLPLPTPTPEGYLTPDLLGNITP; this comes from the exons atgggagttgcaacgatgagacaagacagtaactactaccaattggatactacgaaaaaagggg GGTCAAACATCATGGCAACCTCCCACATTCTCTTCATCTGCCTCGTCCTCATCCTTCCAGTTTTATCGCAGGAGCCGCCCACCTCTAAACAAG CCCTCTTCCAGATCCGCCCCCAGATCACTGGCTGTGTCTCCCATGACATGAACACATTCCGCTGCAGATGGAATGTCGGAGTTTTCCAGAACCTCACAGAACCCAGAGACCTGCGGATATTCTACTACATTAATGATAGGAA CATATCTCCCAAAGAGTGGGGTGAATGTCCTCGCTACGTTGACAGGACAAACGAGTGCTTCTTCAATGAAAGCTACACGAAGGTCTGGATGACCTACAGTGTCCAGCTCCGCTCTGGCGATCAGGACATTCTCTATGACGAGGTCATCTTCACTGTGGAAGACATCG TGGAACCAGACCCTCCAATAGCGCTGAACTGGACCCTGCTGAATGTGGGTCTAACCGGGAGCCACTTTGATATCATGTTGAGCTGGGAACCGCCACACTCTGCAGACGTGTCGATGGGCTGGATGACGCTGCAGTACGAGGTGCAGTACCGCGAGGTCAACTCAACACTGTGGAGGACG GTGGACCTTGAAAAGGGAATGCAGCGATCGCTATACGGGCTGCGCACCAACACAGATAATGAGGTCAGGGTGAGGTGCAAGACGCTAGCATCCCGTAACTTTGGGGAATTCAGCGACTCCATATTCATACACATccctactaaag AGTCGAGACTTCCAGTTACTGTCCTGCTTGTCTTTGCTGCTTTGGGTTTGGCAGTCATCCTAATGCTGCTAATCTATTCCCAGCAACAGAA GTTCATGGTGATTCTCCTGCCTCCAATTCCTGGTCCCAAAATCAAAGGCATAGACCCAGAGCTTTTTAAG AAAGGTAATTTGGCTGAGCTGACCTCCATCCTGGGCGGCATCCCTGACTTGAGGCCAGACCTGTACAGCGACGACCCCTGGGTGGAGTTCATCGAGCTGGACATGGAGGAGCCCAACGACAGGCTGACTGTGCTGGACACCCAGTGCTTGATGGACCACTGTGCCTCCTCAGACTGTCCCCCTATCACCATTGGCTTCAGGGATGATGACTCGGGCCGGGCCAGCTGCTGTGACCCTGATCTGCCTGACCCAGAGGCCCccttccactccctcctccccAACACCAGCCGCGCCCTGGAGCCCTCTTGCCTGGCCAGCACTAAGGCCAGCTCCCCAGTCCAGACCCCCACCACTGAGGATTCTCCCTGGGCTTCACCTGGCAGGGAGGACCTCTACACCCAGGTGAATGAGGTGAGACTAACTGGTGAAGTGCTGCTGACACATGAGGAGCAGAGGAATGTGGATGAGAATTCAGAGAAGGATGAGAaggaaaaggagaaagagaagaagaggaatgAGTTTCAGCTGCTGGTGGTGAATGCTGATGTGGGAGGCTACACCTCAGAGTTAGATGCTGGGAAGATGAGTGCCAGACTCCCCACTGGGAgagccagccagcctgctccaaCAGAGGACAGTAGTCTTGTGCAGGGACAGCCCTTCGGAGAGTACCAGAGCCTGTACTTTGAGGCTGAAATGCCCCCCATTCCACctgcctctcctgtctccccactGCTCCCTGTCTCTGCCTACACCATGGTGGAGGGAGTAGACAGGCAGAACAGCCTCCTTCTGAAGCCTGGACCCACACCTGCACCCCAGCCAGATGTAACCAAGCTTCCCCTGCCCACACCTACACCAGAGGGGTACCTGACCCCTGACCTACTGGGCAACATTACACCATAA
- the LOC110523547 gene encoding coiled-coil domain-containing protein 152 isoform X2, whose amino-acid sequence MKVAVTTVPPLPEDFNKITELKGKNNILEIKLDETNRVLKISQTKEKCLIEERDGMLGTVKGLQQTLLQQCDLRVENEKLKSTVSDLKRQSDMTVEEREAEIQRLVAEMRAVGERYQKELESLRDQCRRGVEDTHRETQSKLEAKDAELKEALERKESDMAEMRRRMRDQERERQSEILKLQMEFGAKLARVQSTTQRIQQQPQGSGLLPQNIFKRKFQFLQEEKNREVEALRQRIKELEKQHASGFSDSRLKRKKI is encoded by the exons ATGAAAGTGGCAGTAACAACAGTTCCACCACTGCCTGAGGATTTCAAT AAAATTACAGAGCTCAAGGGTAAAAACAACATATTGGAGATCAAGTTGGATGAGACCAACAGAGTTCTGAAAATTTCTCAGACCAAAGAGAAGTGCTTGATTGAGG AGCGAGATGGGATGTTGGGGACAGTGAAGGGACTCCAGCAGACTCTACTGCAGCAGTGTGACCTCAGAG TGGAGAATGAAAAGTTGAAAAGCACTGTGTCAGACCTAAAAAGGCAGAGTGATATGACAGTAGAG gagcGGGAAGCTGAGATTCAGAGGCTGGTGGCAGAGATGAGAGCTGTGGGAGAGAGATATCAGAAGGAGTTGGAATCTCTGAGAGACCAGTgcaggagaggggtggaggacactcacagagaaacacagagcaaAC TTGAGGCGAAAGATGCAGAACTGAAAGAGGCCCTGGAGAGGAAGGAGTCAGATATGgcagagatgagaaggagaatgagggaccaggagagagagaggcaaagtgAAATATTAAAGTTACAAATGGAG TTTGGTGCTAAGCTTGCCAGGGTGCAGAGTACCACACAGAGGATCCAGCAGCAGCCCCAGGGCTCAGGTCTTTTACCTCAGAACATCTTCAAACGG AAGTTCCAGTTCCTTcaggaggagaagaacagagaggtcGAGGCCCTGCGCCAGAGAATCAAGGAATTGGAGAAGCAGCACGCCAGCGGATTCAGTGACTCCCGTCTAAAGAGAAAGAAGATTTAG
- the ghr1 gene encoding growth hormone receptor isoform 1 precursor (The RefSeq protein has 3 substitutions compared to this genomic sequence), giving the protein MATSHILFICLVLILPVLSQEPPTSKQALFQIRPQITGCVSHDMNTFRCRWNVGVFQNLTEPRDLRIFYYINDRNISPKEWGECPRYVDRTNECFFNESYTKVWITYSVQLRSGDQDILYDEVIFTVEDIVEPDPPIALNWTLLNVGLTGSHFDIMLSWEPPHSADVSMGWMTLQYEVQYREVNSTLWRTVDLDKGMQRSLYGLRTNTDNEVRVRCKTLASRNFGEFSDSIFIHIPTKESRLPVTVLLVFAALGLAVILMLLIYSQQQKFMVILLPPIPGPKIKGIDPELFKKGNLAELTSILGGIPDLRPDLYSDDPWVEFIELDMEEPNDRLTVLDTHCLMDHCASSDCPPITIGFRDDDSGRASCCDPDLPDPEAPFHSLLPNTSRALEPSCLASTKASSPVQTPTTEDSPWASPGREDLYTQVNEVRLTGEVLLTHEEQRNVDENSEKDEKEKEKEKKRNEFQLLVVNADVGGYTSELDAGKMSARLPTGRASQPAPTEDSSLVQGQPFGEYQSLYFEAEMPPIPPASPVSPLLPVSAYTMVEGVDRQNSLLLKPGPTPAPQPDVTKLPLPTPTPEGYLTPDLLGNITP; this is encoded by the exons ATGGCAACCTCCCACATTCTCTTCATCTGCCTCGTCCTCATCCTTCCAGTTTTATCGCAGGAGCCGCCCACCTCTAAACAAG CCCTCTTCCAGATCCGCCCCCAGATCACTGGCTGTGTCTCCCATGACATGAACACATTCCGCTGCAGATGGAATGTCGGAGTTTTCCAGAACCTCACAGAACCCAGAGACCTGCGGATATTCTACTACATTAATGATAGGAA CATATCTCCCAAAGAGTGGGGTGAATGTCCTCGCTACGTTGACAGGACAAACGAGTGCTTCTTCAATGAAAGCTACACGAAGGTCTGGATGACCTACAGTGTCCAGCTCCGCTCTGGCGATCAGGACATTCTCTATGACGAGGTCATCTTCACTGTGGAAGACATCG TGGAACCAGACCCTCCAATAGCGCTGAACTGGACCCTGCTGAATGTGGGTCTAACCGGGAGCCACTTTGATATCATGTTGAGCTGGGAACCGCCACACTCTGCAGACGTGTCGATGGGCTGGATGACGCTGCAGTACGAGGTGCAGTACCGCGAGGTCAACTCAACACTGTGGAGGACG GTGGACCTTGAAAAGGGAATGCAGCGATCGCTATACGGGCTGCGCACCAACACAGATAATGAGGTCAGGGTGAGGTGCAAGACGCTAGCATCCCGTAACTTTGGGGAATTCAGCGACTCCATATTCATACACATccctactaaag AGTCGAGACTTCCAGTTACTGTCCTGCTTGTCTTTGCTGCTTTGGGTTTGGCAGTCATCCTAATGCTGCTAATCTATTCCCAGCAACAGAA GTTCATGGTGATTCTCCTGCCTCCAATTCCTGGTCCCAAAATCAAAGGCATAGACCCAGAGCTTTTTAAG AAAGGTAATTTGGCTGAGCTGACCTCCATCCTGGGCGGCATCCCTGACTTGAGGCCAGACCTGTACAGCGACGACCCCTGGGTGGAGTTCATCGAGCTGGACATGGAGGAGCCCAACGACAGGCTGACTGTGCTGGACACCCAGTGCTTGATGGACCACTGTGCCTCCTCAGACTGTCCCCCTATCACCATTGGCTTCAGGGATGATGACTCGGGCCGGGCCAGCTGCTGTGACCCTGATCTGCCTGACCCAGAGGCCCccttccactccctcctccccAACACCAGCCGCGCCCTGGAGCCCTCTTGCCTGGCCAGCACTAAGGCCAGCTCCCCAGTCCAGACCCCCACCACTGAGGATTCTCCCTGGGCTTCACCTGGCAGGGAGGACCTCTACACCCAGGTGAATGAGGTGAGACTAACTGGTGAAGTGCTGCTGACACATGAGGAGCAGAGGAATGTGGATGAGAATTCAGAGAAGGATGAGAaggaaaaggagaaagagaagaagaggaatgAGTTTCAGCTGCTGGTGGTGAATGCTGATGTGGGAGGCTACACCTCAGAGTTAGATGCTGGGAAGATGAGTGCCAGACTCCCCACTGGGAgagccagccagcctgctccaaCAGAGGACAGTAGTCTTGTGCAGGGACAGCCCTTCGGAGAGTACCAGAGCCTGTACTTTGAGGCTGAAATGCCCCCCATTCCACctgcctctcctgtctccccactGCTCCCTGTCTCTGCCTACACCATGGTGGAGGGAGTAGACAGGCAGAACAGCCTCCTTCTGAAGCCTGGACCCACACCTGCACCCCAGCCAGATGTAACCAAGCTTCCCCTGCCCACACCTACACCAGAGGGGTACCTGACCCCTGACCTACTGGGCAACATTACACCATAA